The following coding sequences lie in one Spinacia oleracea cultivar Varoflay chromosome 1, BTI_SOV_V1, whole genome shotgun sequence genomic window:
- the LOC110774941 gene encoding thioredoxin-like protein Clot, with protein MGLKIMDATVASFNDVFRKFREEAANNKANLILFLADNEPSTSLSWCPDCVRAEPVIYKKLEECGENVALLRAYVGDRPTWRTPVHPWRVDSKFQLKGVPTLIRWENDDVAARLEDHEAHIESKISTLLA; from the exons ATGGGGTTGAAGATAATGGATGCTACAGTAGCAAGTTTCAATGATGTATTCAGGAAATTTAGAGAGGAAGCTGCAAATAACAAAGCTAACCTCATCCTCTTCTTGGCTGACAATGAACCTTCTACTTCTCTCAGCTGGTGTCCTG ATTGTGTGAGAGCTGAACCAGTTATATATAAGAAGTTGGAAGAGTGTGGAGAAAATGTGGCGCTTTTGCGAGCTTATGTGGGTGATCGACCAACTTGGAGGACCCCTGTGCACCCTTGGAGGGTAGATTCTAAGTTTCAGCTTAAGGGTGTTCCCACCCTTATTCGCTGGGAAAATGATGATGTTGCTGCGCGTCTTGAAGACCATGAAGCGCACATTGAATCAAAGATCAGTACccttcttgcttag
- the LOC110774938 gene encoding vegetative cell wall protein gp1, with protein sequence MMGGFRNCWPLSLVIFILSVSCCTARHHHQKHSAVIVGAVFCDTCFQDDLSKAGSHHIPGATVAVECAQGSSRPAFYQEAKTDQQGNFKVQLPFSISKHVKKIEGCTVKLVKSSDPYCAVASTATSSPIHLKNRKGKKHIFSAGFFSFKPLKQPGLCSQQRSQLNSLQDFLNPLNPTLPTTPNPQIPTLPTPNPPTSTNPYTPIMPNLPNLPPLPSLPPLPKLPSLPLLPPFPSTNPDASLGSYKDSKVGNGLLTQPQQFFPPIIPPVFAPPQGPIPLPPNPLQPAPLLPNPFQPPPSPLIPNPFQPPTPPPSLLPPIPPLPTLPLVPGLTPVPSPPPPASLFPFPPIFPFPGTPSPPASSFPFPRMPPLFPGFPPAKGKKVNP encoded by the exons ATGATGGGAGGGTTCAGAAACTGTTGGCCTTTGTCTTTGGTAATATTCATTCTCTCTGTCTCTTGCTGCACAGCAAGGCATCATCATCAGAAGCATTCTGCAGTCATAGTTGGCGCTGTTTTTTGTGACACTTGTTTCCAAGATGACCTTTCTAAAGCCGGCAGCCATCACATCCCAg GTGCAACTGTTGCAGTAGAATGTGCACAAGGGAGCTCAAGGCCAGCATTTTACCAAGAGGCGAAAACAGATCAACAAGGGAATTTTAAGGTGCAACTACCCTTCTCAATCAGCAAACATGTCAAAAAGATTGAAGGATGTACTGTAAAACTGGTTAAGAGCAGTGACCCATACTGTGCTGTGGCCTCAACTGCTACTTCATCACCGATTCATCTCAAGAATAGAAAGGGAAAGAAGCACATCTTTTCTGCTGGTTTCTTCTCTTTCAAGCCCCTAAAACAACCTGGTTTGTGTAGCCAACAACGTTCTCAGTTGAATTCTCTTCAAGACTTTCTAAACCCTCTAAACCCAACTCTTCCAACGACACCAAACCCTCAAATTCCAACACTTCCTACCCCAAACCCTCCAACATCAACTAACCCATACACACCTATTATGCCAAATTTGCCTAACCTTCCACCACTTCCATCTCTCCCACCACTTCCTAAACTTCCTTCCCTCCCATTATTACCGCCTTTCCCATCAACAAATCCAGATGCATCACTAGGGTCTTACAAGGACAGTAAGGTGGGGAATGGTTTACTGACTCAACCACAACAGTTTTTCCCACCAATTATTCCACCCGTTTTTGCTCCACCACAAGGTCCTATCCCATTGCCACCTAACCCACTTCAGCCAGCACCTCTTTTGCCGAACCCCTTCCAACCCCCGCCTTCACCACTCATCCCCAATCCATTTCAGCCACCTACCCCACCTCCAAGTTTATTGCCTCCTATACCTCCTTTGCCCACTCTGCCACTAGTTCCTGGATTAACTCCTGTACCCTCACCCCCACCTCCTGCATCTTTGTTTCCGTTCCCTCCGATTTTCCCATTTCCAGGCACACCCTCACCTCCTGCATCTTCATTCCCCTTCCCTCGTATGCCACCACTCTTTCCTGGCTTTCCTCCAGCTAAGGGCAAGAAAGTGAACCCTTGA